CGACGGCGCAGCGGTCTGGATCGCGACGGTATGCCTGCACGGTGTCCTTCCCGCCCTCGCCGTGGCGGACTTCCTGCGGTCGGCCAGGCGCCGCCCACCGCGCTCCGCGGATGTGTTCCGGGTCTGGCTTCCGCTTCCCGTGGGGTACCTGGTGCTCATCGTCGTGCTGGCGAGCGCAAGTGTCGCCGCTCCCCCGTACGACTTCCTACGACCGGGGATCGTCGGTTGGCCCGTTGCCGTCGCCGCCTGCGTGGCGGCCGCTGCTCTCTTCGTCATCCTCGGACTGGTCCTGGTCGCCGCCCACCGGCGTCTCGCTCGCGCCTCCGGGTGAGGAATCCTGCCGGCGTCGGCTCTTGCGGATCTCCCAGACGTCGGCGAACGCGGGGTCGCGGAACACCTCCATCCGATCCGTGACGAAGGTGAACAGCGCCGTGCCGTCGGTGGGGGCCGTGCGGCGGCTGAAGTTCTCGATCACGTCGATTCGGCGGCGCAGCTCTTTCTCCTCCAGCGCCAACAGGTCGGTGAAGCTGCATCCGGTGTACTGGGCGAGGGCCCGCATGTTCCCCCTCGACCGTTCGACGGCGTGCAGCCAGCTCCGGAACTCTTCCGTCCGGGGCACCGCCTCTTGAGGCTTCGCGGCCGGACGCCAGGGAAGCAGGGGGGACGCGCGCCGCGCCTTCGCGGGCTTGGCGAACAATCCTTCCAGGCTGTCGAGGAGATGTTCCAGATGGAACGGAACCTCCTCCAGGGACTCGGCGAACCGGCCGGTGCGAGACGGAGCCGAGTCCGGTGTGTCCCGTGTTCCCGAAACCAGCTCGTGCAGTTCCCTGCCCTGCCTCTTCGGGTGCACGATCCGATCCGCCCCCAGAACCCACGCACAGGCCGCCGCGTACAGTTGCTCCCCGGACGAGAAGCGGTCGGTGCCGAAGAAAGCCACCGTGCGTTCGGCGGCGTTGTGCTCGTGCAGCCCGACCAGGGCACCCAGGCCGGTCAGCGGTTCTTCTCCCGGAAGCGCCCCCGCCGTCGGGTTCTGCGGGATTCCGATGCGGGCGAGCCAGTGGGGGACCCGGTCCACGTGCTCCTGACCGGACAGCGGATCCAGCAGCACCGTGCTGGAGGTGTCCATTCTCAGGGCCGCTTCCAATCCCGATCGGGTCGCATCCACGCGCGTGACCGCCGCTGTCGTGTCCAGTTGCCGCTCGACCCGGCTGGCCAGCGTCTCGTTCTCGGTGAACAGCAGGACCGGTGGGCGGGCGTCTCGACGTTTCACAGCCAGACCTTCCTCATCACCCAACTGACTTTGACGGCCAGTTTCCGGATCGTCTCGTCCTCGTCGACCGACACCTCCACCTTGTGGGCATACGCGTTTCGGTCGCCGTGCACGTCTTTCAGGGAAACGAGTTCGTTCTTGTTCACGTGCTCGACGATCTGTTCGTGCCTGCGGGAGTCCGGGGTCGTGAGGTTGGCGTTGGCGACGGTCAGGTAGAGCCGCACGTACTCGTCCACCTCGTTGTTCATCTGGTCGCCGAGCACGACGGTGAAATTGCCGAGTCTGCTCTTCAGGTGCCGGCACAGGCATTCCAGGATGGTCTCGGCGATCCTGTGGTCCTCCGCATGGATCGCCTGGACCAGTACGGTGCGGCTCACGCCCCCGATCTCGGGGTTTCTTCTCCGCAGCTCGTCGGCGGCGGATCGCAGAATCTCCTGCGCGGGAACGACCGCCGGTGCGCTGCCGGCGGTAACGTCACCGATGAGGCGCTTTTCGGTCGCGCGCAGACTGCGGACCGCTTCACTGATGTCGTCCAGGCTCGCCCCCGCCTCGATCTTCTCCTCGACGCCGTCGATCCGCTCGTTCAGCTTGCGCAGCACCCAGCGGCTGGTTTCCCGCAGTTCGTGTACGGTTTCGCCGACCATCATGTCGTGGGCCGCTGAGAGCACCCGCTCGTTCTCCAGGACCCGCAGGCTCAGAGCGATCGGCAGGAGACTGACCAGGGCGACGAGTACCAGGCTTTCCGTCTCCGCGGGCCAGGGGGGAGACAGCGGAGACCAGGGCCCCGCCGCGGCCTGGCCGGAGGGGGCGGGACCGG
The genomic region above belongs to Streptomonospora salina and contains:
- a CDS encoding Pr6Pr family membrane protein is translated as MSPDLAYGASRNARFVLIAVVGVGVGSQILQQVDPTFFLLYFTVQSALLCGLSQGALLLHARSAVWERARDASCAALLLSTVVHLTVILPQRPLAFADGAAVWIATVCLHGVLPALAVADFLRSARRRPPRSADVFRVWLPLPVGYLVLIVVLASASVAAPPYDFLRPGIVGWPVAVAACVAAAALFVILGLVLVAAHRRLARASG